The proteins below are encoded in one region of Desulfobacterales bacterium:
- the dinB gene encoding DNA polymerase IV yields MPAIIHLDMDAFFASVEVLDNPELRDKPVIVGGNRQRGVVSAASYEARKFGIHSAMPMAEAMRRCPDGLFMPPRLNRYREVSARIFRIFERFTPLVEPLSLDEAFLDVNGSIRLFGPAEEIAQRIRKEVHQETGLTVSAGVAGSKLIAKIASDYKKPDGLTLVRPGDEEEFLAPLPVKRLWGVGPAAQKTMTLLGVRTIGDLRRISLKILTAKFGKQGDYLYHASRGIDCRPVRPRQEIKSMGHEETFAADLIDLDRIHKELLALAEKTARRLRSSGLAGRTLTLKVKYHDFQQVSRSITLDAPIDDAREIWNQGCRLLDKTRAGRQPVRLLGLSLSQLKADHTVQLPLFPDPSDPARRRQLNTALDRIKDRFGTTAILPGALLDH; encoded by the coding sequence ATGCCGGCGATCATCCATCTTGACATGGATGCCTTCTTTGCCTCGGTGGAGGTCCTGGACAACCCGGAGCTGCGGGATAAGCCGGTGATTGTCGGCGGCAACCGGCAACGGGGGGTGGTGTCAGCCGCTTCTTATGAGGCGAGAAAATTCGGCATCCATTCGGCCATGCCCATGGCCGAGGCCATGCGGCGCTGCCCGGACGGCCTGTTCATGCCCCCGCGCTTGAACCGCTACCGTGAGGTATCAGCCCGGATCTTTCGCATATTCGAGCGCTTTACCCCGCTGGTCGAACCGCTCTCCCTGGACGAGGCCTTTCTCGACGTCAACGGCTCCATCCGGTTGTTCGGCCCGGCCGAAGAGATCGCCCAACGGATCAGAAAAGAGGTTCACCAGGAAACCGGGCTCACCGTATCGGCCGGGGTGGCAGGCTCGAAGCTGATTGCCAAGATTGCCTCTGATTACAAGAAACCGGACGGGCTCACCCTGGTCAGGCCGGGTGATGAAGAAGAGTTTCTAGCTCCGCTGCCGGTCAAGCGGCTCTGGGGGGTTGGTCCGGCCGCACAGAAAACCATGACCCTGCTCGGGGTCCGCACCATCGGAGATCTGCGCCGGATATCCTTGAAGATACTGACCGCTAAATTCGGCAAGCAGGGGGACTATCTCTATCATGCCAGCCGGGGCATCGACTGCCGCCCGGTCCGGCCCCGGCAAGAGATCAAGTCCATGGGTCACGAGGAGACCTTTGCAGCCGACCTGATCGATCTCGACCGCATCCACAAGGAACTGCTGGCCCTGGCCGAAAAAACGGCCCGCCGGCTGCGCAGCTCGGGTCTCGCGGGGCGAACCCTCACCCTCAAGGTCAAGTACCATGATTTCCAGCAGGTCAGCCGCTCAATCACCCTGGACGCGCCCATTGACGACGCCCGGGAGATCTGGAACCAGGGATGCCGGTTATTGGATAAAACCAGGGCCGGCCGCCAGCCGGTCCGGCTCCTGGGGCTTTCTCTCTCCCAGCTCAAGGCGGACCATACCGTGCAGTTGCCCCTCTTCCCCGATCCCAGCGACCCGGCCAGACGCAGACAACTCAACACCGCCCTGGATAGGATCAAGGACAGGTTCGGCACCACCGCCATCCTGCCCGGCGCCTTGCTGGACCATTGA